A single genomic interval of Spinacia oleracea cultivar Varoflay chromosome 6, BTI_SOV_V1, whole genome shotgun sequence harbors:
- the LOC110788797 gene encoding uncharacterized protein: MTSSGSIPINGTRNDNDVNDGNGNHKSALTLEGMQERIEELRKDPIFGDTPGETSDNRMDLMRLIMSELLQGNRQKPRSEQEECSNMFKKFASHKPPTYDGKPDPTKFEEWISDMEKLFDATQCPEKWKVNYAVFYLKGQANLWWKSVKGIQNEPGFGWEKLTEAMREQFYPYSLQLQMESKFIKLSQGKKNVLEYAVKFNELARFAPDLVTTDRQRMNRFEGGVNIEIRDRLSSSRISTFQELYDRAINVERIIKLREETYGKRKGSFEENQPNNKKQNVNVSYQGGNNGNQNFNKNRGCAKCGRWNHTEKECRIGTRDCFKCGSKDHKIRDCPQIHREQGDRRNDVNKGNGGTTNFNRNSPRGPTSNGRVFLMQGKDDDANDNDDFASME; encoded by the coding sequence ATGACTTCAAGCGGAAGTATTCCTATTAACGGCACTAGAAACGATAACGATGTTAACGATGGCAATGGTAATCACAAATCTGCATTAACGCTGGAAGGAATGcaagaaagaattgaagaattgcGCAAGGATCCCATTTTCGGTGACACCCCAGGAGAAACGAGTGATAATCGAATGGACTTAATGAGATTGATAATGTCGGAACTTCTGCAAGGAAATCGTCAGAAGCCAAGGTCAGAGCAAGAAGAATGCTCCAACATGTTCAAGAAGTTCGCTTCTCATAAACCCCCTACTTATGATGGCAAGCCAGACCCTACTAAATTTGAGGAATGGATTAGCGATATGGAGAAGTTATTTGATGCAACTCAATGCCCCGAGAAATGGAAGGTCAACTACGCCGTCTTTTACTTGAAAGGACAAGCCAACCTGTGGTGGAAAAGTGTTAAAGGAATCCAAAATGAGCCTGGTTTTGGTTGGGAAAAGCTGACGGAAGCTATGCGGGAACAATTTTATCCCTATTCTCTGCAACTGCAAATGGAATCGAAATTTATCAAATTGAGTCAAGGAAAGAAGAATGTTCTGGAATATGCAGTGAAATTCAATGAGCTTGCTCGATTTGCCCCTGACCTGGTGACTACTGATAGGCAAAGGATGAATCGATTTGAAGGAGGAGTAAACATTGAGATCCGTGATCGTCTCTCGAGTTCTAGAATTTCCACATTCCAAGAGTTGTATGATCGAGCAATTAACGTCGAAAGAATTATCAAGCTTCGAGAAGAAACATATGGAAAACGAAAAGGGAGCTTCGAAGAAAATCAACCGAACAATAAGAAACAAAATGTCAATGTCAGCTATCAAGGAGGGAATAACGGAAACCAAAACTTCAACAAGAATCGTGGATGCGCCAAGTGTGGAAGATGGAACCATACTGAGAAAGAATGTCGAATTGGTACGCGagattgcttcaaatgtggtagCAAAGATCACAAAATCAGAGATTGTCCTCAAATACATCGAGAGCAAGGTGATAGGAGAAACGATGTGAACAAAGGAAATGGTGGCACTACAAATTTCAACCGTAATTCTCCACGTGGACCAACTTCGAATGGAAGAGTGTTTTTAATGCAGGGAAAAGACGATGATGCAAATGACAATGACGACTTCGCTAGTATGGAATGA
- the LOC110788762 gene encoding peroxidase 57 yields MKGSLFSTLILFLGLILMTRVCHCYGGGYGTQLQQRFYEGKCGGNVDVESVIFGIIKQKIASEPDTVSDLVRLSFHDCFVRGCDGSIFLDGDNTEQKAVINQGIGGIDTINDLKDAVEKVCPGVVSCTDILVIGARAAISLAGGKYYEVETGRRDGVVSIKSEAQAAIPPPTMPIQQAIALFAQKGLTKDDFVVLLGGHTVGTAHCHSFKDRLYNYRTTQKPDSTISTTLLQNLQKTCPLNDETDNEAFLDQTPDSNFKIDNAYYKQILAQNGVLEIDQNLASSPQTKDMVNTLAQGPDTFQNLFGRAMVKMARIGVLTGTQGQIRKSCGSINT; encoded by the exons atgAAAGGATCCTTGTTTTCCACTTTAATCTTGTTTCTTGGGCTCATTTTGATGACCCGAGTTTGTCATTGTTACGGGGGTGGTTACGGGACGCAACTACAACAACGATTTTATGAAGGTAAGTGTGGGGGAAACGTCGACGTTGAAAGTGTTATATTTGGAATAATTAAGCAGAAGATTGCAAGTGAACCAGATACTGTGTCTGATCTTGTTCGTTTATCATTTCATGATTGCTTTGTCAGG GGTTGTGATGGATCCATATTTCTCGATGGGGATAACACTGAGCAAAAAGCTGTAATAAATCAAGGGATTGGAGGCATCGACACTATTAATGATCTTAAAGATGCTGTTGAGAAAGTTTGTCCAGGAGTCGTCTCTTGTACTGATATCCTTGTTATAGGTGCTAGAGCGGCTATTTCCTTG GCAGGAGGGAAATACTACGAGGTAGAAACAGGAAGAAGAGATGGAGTTGTGTCCATAAAAAGTGAAGCACAAGCTGCCATTCCTCCTCCAACGATGCCAATACAACAAGCCATTGCCTTGTTTGCTCAGAAAGGGCTTACTAAGGACGACTTCGTTGTTCTTTTAG GTGGACATACAGTTGGAACCGCACACTGCCACTCATTCAAAGATCGTCTATACAATTACCGTACTACCCAAAAACCAGACTCAACCATCAGCACAACTCTACTCCAAAACTTGCAAAAAACATGTCCACTTAACGATGAAACAGACAATGAAGCATTCCTTGACCAAACTCCAGACAGCAATTTCAAGATCGACAACGCGTACTATAAGCAAATTTTAGCACAAAACGGTGTGTTGGAGATTGATCAAAACTTGGCTTCGAGTCCTCAAACAAAAGACATGGTTAACACACTAGCCCAGGGTCCTGATACATTTCAGAACTTGTTCGGTCGGGCTATGGTCAAGATGGCTAGAATTGGAGTCCTTACTGGCACCCAAGGTCAGATCAGGAAATCTTGTGGTTCTATCAATACTTAA
- the LOC110788782 gene encoding uncharacterized protein: MAGKKRSMSLDADMCDVQKEWDVALCPICMEHPHNAVLLLCTSHAKGCRSYICDTSYRHSNCLDRFRKLKTDSDTNSPSETIPVPTNLQGSNLVSDTQLTPLFGNELPRAHNRMTSTRRSTDSGDYDIEREAIGRHNFESLEQEKKSNLKCPLCRGDVLGVTVVEEARSHLNMKGRSCTRESCTFTGNYRELRRHARRDHPRVRPAEVDPSRQRAWRHLEHQREHDDIVSAIRSAMPGAVVLGDYVIDYNDRTPAVERETDAGGRLFTTLFFFQMLGSMQSLAGPRSRTSRPWTRHRRSSSRQRYLWGENLLGLQDEDGDGDGDGDGDGDDSFTDEEDAMDHEAEPGTSSAPRQRRRLSQSGFRRDRL; the protein is encoded by the coding sequence ATGGCTGGTAAGAAAAGAAGCATGTCCCTGGATGCAGATATGTGTGATGTGCAAAAGGAATGGGATGTGGCATTGTGCCCCATCTGCATGGAACATCCTCATAATGCAGTTCTTCTTCTGTGTACTTCACATGCAAAAGGCTGTAGATCTTATATTTGTGATACAAGTTACAGACATTCAAATTGCCTGGATCGGTTTAGGAAACTCAAGACAGACTCTGATACCAATTCACCCTCAGAAACCATACCTGTTCCTACAAACCTCCAGGGTTCGAACCTTGTTTCTGACACTCAACTAACTCCATTGTTTGGAAATGAATTACCTAGGGCCCACAATAGAATGACGTCAACTAGAAGGTCCACTGATTCTGGTGATTATGATATTGAACGAGAGGCGATAGGAAGACACAACTTTGAATCTTTGGAACAGGAAAAAAAGTCAAACTTAAAATGCCCTCTATGCAGGGGAGATGTATTAGGGGTGACAGTTGTAGAAGAGGCTAGGAGTCATTTAAATATGAAGGGTCGAAGTTGTACACGAGAATCATGCACATTTACAGGTAACTATCGTGAGTTGCGCAGGCATGCAAGACGTGATCACCCCAGGGTTCGACCTGCTGAAGTTGACCCATCAAGACAGCGAGCCTGGAGACACTTAGAGCATCAAAGAGAACATGATGATATTGTCAGTGCCATTCGATCAGCTATGCCGGGGGCTGTTGTGCTTGGTGATTATGTGATAGATTACAATGATAGAACACCGGCGGTTGAAAGGGAGACTGATGCTGGTGGGAGGTTGTTTACAACCTTGTTTTTCTTTCAGATGCTTGGATCTATGCAAAGCTTAGCAGGACCAAGGAGTCGTACGTCTAGGCCTTGGACAAGGCATAGACGCTCTTCATCCCGCCAAAGGTACCTTTGGGGGGAGAACCTTCTGGGCCTACAAGATGaagatggtgatggtgatggtgatggtgatggtgatggcgATGACAGCTTTACAGATGAAGAAGATGCGATGGATCATGAGGCAGAACCAGGCACTTCATCTGCCCCAAGACAGCGCCGCCGTTTGTCTCAATCTGGATTCAGGAGAGATCGCTTATGA
- the LOC110788781 gene encoding pentatricopeptide repeat-containing protein At2g15690, mitochondrial yields the protein MASFIAVRPPLPFYLSSILKVRSQFNPSSFPPLIPNIKTLNYPLLTRSLSTAFASANDFPRPPQPDNQNPLHHNQGWNHQSQGGGTVPPPPVHSNYTQSHRPQQQPSPPAHQQPHWNQQIQGFPVRENPNHGYPQGQFPDQRYTRQQPPSPPQQSNWNQQNQGHPVRGNPNHGYPQGPPEQRYIRQQPPMQQPPHSPPRNPLEWNNQGPIQGSPPQWNNQGPNQGSPPQWNNQGPNQAPSPQWNNQGQNQAQKGPVEAPNVDLRSMAMEGKVKEIIELMEKGAIADGECFYVLFDKCGNPKLLQNAKKVHDFFLRSTFRGELRLINRVLEMFAKCGSMVDARRVFDHMPDRDIDSWHLMIRGYASNSLGDEGLQLFEKMKELGLQPNSETFQAVLYACAGAEAVEEGFIYLEKMRTEHGIEPQMEHYLAVLDVLGASGHLIEAREYVEKLPMQPNVAAWESLRDYARYHGDLDLEDHLNELIADLDPSKAVADKLPTPPPKKRMAVNLMEGRNRLPEFKNPSLYKDDEKYKAALKEQGYVPDTRYVLHDIDQEAKEQALLYHSERLAIAYGLISTPPRTPLRIIKNLRICGDCHNAIKIMSRIVGRELIVRDNKRFHHFKEGKCSCGDYW from the coding sequence ATGGCTTCCTTCATCGCAGTTCGCCCTCCTCTTCCATTTTATCTCTCCTCTATCCTCAAAGTACGATCCCAATTCAACCCATCTTCTTTCCCACCCTTAATCCCTAACATCAAAACCCTAAACTACCCGCTTCTCACTCGATCTCTCTCCACGGCCTTCGCCTCCGCCAACGACTTTCCTCGACCCCCGCAGCCCGATAATCAAAACCCTCTTCATCATAATCAGGGCTGGAACCACCAATCTCAAGGTGGCGGAACTGTTCCTCCTCCGCCTGTACACTCTAATTACACTCAAAGTCATCGCCCCCAACAGCAACCATCACCGCCAGCGCACCAGCAACCTCACTGGAATCAGCAAATTCAAGGGTTCCCAGTTCGTGAAAACCCTAACCATGGGTACCCACAAGGTCAATTTCCCGATCAACGATACACCCGTCAACAACCACCATCGCCGCCGCAACAAAGCAATTGGAATCAACAAAATCAAGGGCACCCAGTTCGTGGAAACCCTAATCATGGGTACCCACAAGGTCCTCCCGAACAAAGATACATCCGTCAACAACCACCAATGCAACAGCCGCCACACTCGCCTCCAAGGAACCCTCTTGAGTGGAACAATCAAGGCCCAATTCAGGGCTCCCCTCCTCAGTGGAACAATCAAGGCCCAAATCAGGGCTCCCCTCCTCAGTGGAACAATCAAGGCCCAAATCAGGCCCCCTCTCCTCAGTGGAACAATCAAGGCCAAAATCAGGCCCAGAAAGGCCCAGTTGAAGCTCCAAATGTGGACTTGAGGAGTATGGCGATGGAGGGGAAGGTGAAGGAGATAATTGAGTTGATGGAGAAAGGTGCCATAGCAGATGGGGAATGCTTTTATGTTCTGTTTGATAAATGTGGGAACCCTAAGTTGCTACAAAATGCGAAAAAAGTTCATGATTTCTTTCTCAGGTCTACATTCAGGGGTGAACTTAGGTTGATCAATAGAGTCCTTGAAATGTTTGCGAAATGTGGGAGTATGGTGGATGCACGGCGTGTGTTCGATCATATGCCTGACAGAGACATTGATTCATGGCATTTGATGATTAGGGGGTATGCCAGTAACTCCCTAGGGGATGAGGGGTTGCAGTTGTTTGAGAAGATGAAGGAGCTGGGATTGCAGCCGAATAGTGAGACGTTTCAAGCTGTTTTGTATGCGTGTGCGGGTGCAGAAGCTGTGGAAGAAGGGTTCATCTATTTGGAGAAGATGAGAACTGAGCATGGTATTGAGCCGCAGATGGAACATTATTTGGCTGTTTTGGATGTGCTTGGAGCGTCTGGGCATCTTATTGAAGCTCGGGAGTATGTAGAAAAGTTGCCAATGCAGCCGAATGTGGCAGCTTGGGAATCACTGAGGGATTATGCTAGGTATCATGGGGATTTGGATCTTGAGGATCATCTAAATGAGTTGATAGCTGACCTTGATCCTTCAAAGGCTGTTGCTGACAAGCTCCCTACCCCACCTCCAAAAAAGCGAATGGCAGTGAATCTTATGGAAGGAAGGAACAGACTTCCAGAGTTTAAAAATCCTTCTCTTTACAAAGATGATGAAAAATATAAGGCTGCTTTAAAGGAACAAGGTTACGTACCAGACACTAGATATGTTCTTCATGACATTGACCAGGAAGCCAAGGAGCAGGCCCTGCTTTACCACAGTGAGAGGTTAGCTATAGCTTATGGCTTGATCAGTACCCCGCCAAGGACACCCCTCAGGATCATTAAGAACCTTCGGATTTGTGGTGATTGTCACAATGCTATTAAGATCATGTCTAGGATTGTTGGGAGAGAATTGATTGTCAGGGATAACAAGCGATTCCATCATTTCAAGGAGGGAAAGTGTTCATGTGGGGATTACTGGTGA